In the genome of Zygosaccharomyces rouxii strain CBS732 chromosome G complete sequence, the window GCTGAACCCAACTCTTTGGCcaatctaattcttcttctttagaAATATCTAAATCCTTAGGATCTTCAAATGACCTGATCCCCTTCTTTAGCACGAGATCTTTAGTTGCACTTAAAGCCTCTTCAGCAAAATATCTCTTGTTGTAGAACCTGTAAATACGTTCTGGGATACTGAGAAATCCGATTAAATTGGGGATTGGGATCACTAACAGAGATTGATGCGGTAAAATGGGGCAATTAGTTTTGGGATCCCTAACAATGCCTTGCAGTTCACTGGGATATTCTACACTACTGTACTGATCAGGTTTGATGAATGGTGGTGGGATTTTACGTCTCGcacttctttcttcttcagagGGTTCCTCATTAGTGGGCTCCTTTGGTGTTTCTCCTTCCTTTAGTGTTTCTCCTTCCTTTGGCGTTTCTCCTTCCTCCGGCTTTTTAGTCTCAGGTTCTGGGGTAGGAGGTGCCTCTAAAGGACCTAGAAGACCTTCATGTAGACCAGTAATGTATTCCTTGTAAGAACCTCTTCCTAGGCAAATGACTCCCCCACTTAGAGCAGGGTCTTCCGCCAAAGAATCTTCATAAACCACTTCAGGAGTAGTCCATTCACGGTAAACGCCTAATGCTTTCGAATAGTCAAATTCcttcttgaatttttgagcTTGCTGaggatcaaatttttccaactcttccaaatcttgcttcttattttttttcttgttatcaatcttttccaatgaAGGTTTAGGAACTTGTAATTCTATCAACTGCTTCCTCAATTCTCTAATCCTATTAGCCACTTCGTTTCTAATCATCCCCTGGGAATCTTCTTCGATCAATTCGTAATCCAATCCACCCCAGTAAAGAATGGGTTTGACGTACCTTTTCCAAACTTTTAATGAAGTATCTAAATAATcacttggtggtggtgcaaTAAAAACCGTAATTTTACGTGGTTTCCTCTCAATATCCATATGTTGCTGAGCTAATGGTTCTACCATTTCTCTATACCTATTTCTGATCTGTTTCTGTTGATGTTTATCATAGATTATACCACCAATAGATGTAGTCATAACTGTCCAAAAGATCATCCAATTACGTGAGGGCAATCTTAACGTTGGGATACCCATTGCCTTAAAGGCAGGGTTGGTATACCCAGGTTTTTTATTCGCCATAACGTCTTTACTTCTATGTAGATActgatgagatgagatgagatgagatgcATTTTTCGTCAAATTTTCTATTTTGAATGCTAATAAGAcacatacatacatacatacatatatatataaatgaaaagaagaaataataTTATACGCATGGTAGACAACACGTCTATCATCTATTTACCATGCTCTCCCTCATCCTTCCATTGCAAACTGAATCTACCTTCAGGAACCACGTAGTTGGCGATTTTTTCGACCACTTCCTCTGGTGTAGTAGCAActtgaacaatttcaccattCTTCTTACTGATGAATCCTTCCTCAATGGAATGTTCAATGTGTTTCAATAAAAGGTCAAAGAATCCATCGATATTGTAAAGAACTACTGGGTATGCATGGATCCCCAATTGCGACCACGTTATACATTCCATAACTTCTTCCAACGTACCATACCCACCTGGCATAGCAACAAACGCATTGCTTTCTCTGGCCATCATTCTCTTCCTTGTATGCATATCGGGAACCACTATAGTCTCACCATAAGCTGAAGAAAGTGGCGTTGAGCCCTTGTGGTTATcaacattttctttgatcttttcgTTAAAATCTTCAGTGTTTGAATCTCTTTCTCTAACCACTAATGCATCAGGAATAACACCAAGGACTTTACCATCTAGTTCAGGTCCCATTGTTGCACTTGCAATTTGACCCATGAGACCCGTGGTGCCTCCACCGTAGACCAACTTCCATCCCAATTGGTGGAATAGTTTACCAAGGGCCTCAGCATGACCAGCATACTTTTCCTTGTTACCGAAGCTAGAACCACAGTATACACATACTGAACGAGTTTCCGTCATTATAATTATCACTTGTTATAATTGATATTGATACTGATTAAGGGGTGAATGTTGATCAACTTTTTTCGTAAATGTTATCAGATGTAAGTCGAAAAAAATCTTGTTATAACTTTTTTAGATATTAAGCCCTCTTATATGGTTTATCTTTTTGAGCTTTTGGAGGAAtaatctttgattttagGTATTTGTTGATTGTAGTGTTTAGTGTTTTGATTCACTTTGATTCAAGTTCGATCCCGTGTGGTTCGTGCGACCGTTAGGCATTACCGGGGGATTCATCTCAACACCTCCCCGACCGGGAAGAGGTAGAAATAGTAGGGTGAATGAATATAACATATGTTGGAAGCCCTTGATAAAGATTACTAgaaaaatccattgatAACACTACGGGAGAACCCGTCGGAGCAGAATAGAGGAGCGTGTGTGTATGAAGTTTTGTATGTATGTGCCTTCGACTAAGATGAATGGAAGAAAGGGCTTAGTTCCATTTAGGTTGTCAATTCGAAATAGTTCATAGATTAAGCTTGTATTTCATTATTAAAGAAACCTGCTGGGTTCTAATGACCGGAGGACCCGGGTTCAAGCCAATCTGTCTTGAGAAAGACCGTTGATAGCGGGCGGAATTGCGAGCGAAATAGATTCCAGGGCATTGCAAAAGGTACTCAATAGAACTGACCCCCCCTTCTTCAATATCTACTACATTTGTATTACTTTCACAGTTgagttttgaaattatgCCTGTTAGCGCCGCACCAGATAATGTCGGAGTTCGTCAACTCAAAATCGTTACAAGTACAACTACAGGTACATATATATGTCTATAGACATCATGATTCAGAAACAACAGTATCCTTCAATCCAGATGAAGTTCTAGtattttgaattcttctggTGTTAAATGTGTAGCGATAGCCATGATAGCTTGGTTCACATCTTTAACAGAACTGCATCCGACGATAGGGTAGCAACCAATACTTAGAGCCCTAGCCGCCACTATTGCTGCTCGAGGTCTTTTTTTCCTGTCTGAAAGTGCCTGTAAAGAGTGGTATGCTTCTTGTTGTCTCGTGTTTATATTTTTAAGATCCATCAGCCCTGACAGTCGTTGCGGACATGCTGGTTCACCTATACttttaacaattttccCGCCGAGTCCTCCATCCGAGGGGACCCATGAGAGAAGTCCAAGCCCCTGactcttggaaaattctaTCTTCTGCTTCTCTTCTGGTGTGTGTAATAAATTGTAGTCTAATTGCCAGCTGACAAATTTGGTccaatgatgaagatctGCAATCTGTTGCCATTCGGTGAACTGTGAAATATTCATTGGGGGAGCACTTGTGTAAAGAACTTCACTTCTATCAACTAATTCATTGAGGGCGTTTAAGAGTTCCGCCTTGGGTAGATCAGCATCAAAACTGGCAATCTGTAAAATATCGATATACGTCCCTACTCCATTAAGTAATTCTTTGacacttttgaagatataATTGCGTAGATAACCTTCTTGCTCAGTCAATTTTGCCTCTTTAGCTTCCAGAAATTCTAAATCGTATGGTGCAGGTATGTCCATCTTGCTTATTATAACAACATCCTTGCGATCAATTTCATAGTTCTGTAAAAATTCTCCTAATAATACCCCATTATCTTCATTCGCATCAAATGTACGAAGCCCTGTATCGTAACAGTATTTTAACATGGGAAGAAGTTCATCTTTATCCTTCTCTTGAAATGAGTCTACGGTCTTTACTTCAATGAGTTTGCAGTTAACTACTATAGGTGAGATGGAAAGACTAGTATTACCAAAATTAACCTGCTTCACCGGAAATTGAAGTGAGTGCGAATCGGCCATTTTAGCTTACCATCTTCTGTTAAAATGATTATATCTATTGAATACTTCTTGATGGCTCATTCCTAGACCCTTTTGCAGATCGAGTTCGACGaaagaatttcttggcaTTAATGAAGTACTACCCAGAAAGGATACGCAAGTTGTGACTAAAGCTAGCAAGAATTATAGCaataaatttcaagaagCCCTCGAACACTGCATAGATTAACGTGTCTGTGTTCTTGTAACTGTATATTAATTCCTTCTTGGTACAAGGGAACGCTTCCCGAACCTTTAAATTACGAACTAACGAAGTTAACCAAGACCAAATCTAGCATTGAAATCAAACATTGAAGAATATCTCCAGAAAAAATTTCGGCGTTCTGTAATAGCCAATTAATTCTATCCTACCAACTACTCAAACTTTAGTTCATGTTCATGTTCTGCCACTTCACCGCATTACCCGCACACGCATGtacttttcttcttttaacTAGAACGCGTCTCAGCGGTAACtgcttttcttcttactaCCACTTCACCCCTTTGCCACtatcttttcaaagtaAGAATAGGCACGAATTAGGCTGTGTTAAGTAGAGCATATCAACTTTTGATCGATCTGACACTGAAAAGTCG includes:
- the TIM54 gene encoding Tim22-complex subunit TIM54 (some similarities with uniprot|P47045 Saccharomyces cerevisiae YJL054W TIM54 Translocase Inner Membrane 54kD Translocase for the insertion of proteins into the mitochondrial inner membrane.), whose protein sequence is MYVCVLLAFKIENLTKNASHLISSHQYLHRSKDVMANKKPGYTNPAFKAMGIPTLRLPSRNWMIFWTVMTTSIGGIIYDKHQQKQIRNRYREMVEPLAQQHMDIERKPRKITVFIAPPPSDYLDTSLKVWKRYVKPILYWGGLDYELIEEDSQGMIRNEVANRIRELRKQLIELQVPKPSLEKIDNKKKNKKQDLEELEKFDPQQAQKFKKEFDYSKALGVYREWTTPEVVYEDSLAEDPALSGGVICLGRGSYKEYITGLHEGLLGPLEAPPTPEPETKKPEEGETPKEGETLKEGETPKEPTNEEPSEEERSARRKIPPPFIKPDQYSSVEYPSELQGIVRDPKTNCPILPHQSLLVIPIPNLIGFLSIPERIYRFYNKRYFAEEALSATKDLVLKKGIRSFEDPKDLDISKEEELDWPKSWVQRGMERESEWTRELKSDPRVAQQLHVYNERVKDNEQEKE
- the LOG1 gene encoding Log1p (similar to uniprot|P47044 Saccharomyces cerevisiae YJL055W Hypothetical ORF), which codes for MTETRSVCVYCGSSFGNKEKYAGHAEALGKLFHQLGWKLVYGGGTTGLMGQIASATMGPELDGKVLGVIPDALVVRERDSNTEDFNEKIKENVDNHKGSTPLSSAYGETIVVPDMHTRKRMMARESNAFVAMPGGYGTLEEVMECITWSQLGIHAYPVVLYNIDGFFDLLLKHIEHSIEEGFISKKNGEIVQVATTPEEVVEKIANYVVPEGRFSLQWKDEGEHGK
- a CDS encoding uncharacterized protein (similar to uniprot|Q02895 Saccharomyces cerevisiae YPL088W Putative aryl alcohol dehydrogenase transcription is activated by paralogous transcription factors Yrm1p and Yrr1p along with genes involved in multidrug resistance) codes for the protein MADSHSLQFPVKQVNFGNTSLSISPIVVNCKLIEVKTVDSFQEKDKDELLPMLKYCYDTGLRTFDANEDNGVLLGEFLQNYEIDRKDVVIISKMDIPAPYDLEFLEAKEAKLTEQEGYLRNYIFKSVKELLNGVGTYIDILQIASFDADLPKAELLNALNELVDRSEVLYTSAPPMNISQFTEWQQIADLHHWTKFVSWQLDYNLLHTPEEKQKIEFSKSQGLGLLSWVPSDGGLGGKIVKSIGEPACPQRLSGLMDLKNINTRQQEAYHSLQALSDRKKRPRAAIVAARALSIGCYPIVGCSSVKDVNQAIMAIATHLTPEEFKILELHLD